CTGGGCTCGCAGGGTGAACGGCCCGGGTTTGGTCAGTGTCGCCAGCGCCAGCATGTCGGCGGCATCGGTCTCCGTCAGCGGCTCGATGCGGGAATCCGAAATCCGCCCATGGGGCCGCTCGGCCACCATCTGGACCACCGACGCCTCCGTCATAACGGCAAGACCCGGTGGAATGGCAATCGGCCCGGATTCGACGAGAATCATGCTCTCCTCCCGCGAAGGCAGGTTCTCCAGGGCGTCGAGGCTCTCCGGCGTGTCGTCGGCGGACGCCGCGAAAGGCACGATGGAGGGTGGGTATCGCCGCGCGGACTTGCCGCCTTCGGCAAGATCGGCATGGTCCGTCTCCAGCGCGCTCCAGATGGGTCGGTCGAGGATATGGGGCATTATCGTTCCTCCTTGGCGGCGTTGCGGCGCGCAAGCGGAACCGCCGCAAGCCCGTCCTCGATGGCCGCGAGCTGTTCGAGGATAGGCCCGTTGAGATCGCCGCAGAGATCCGCAACGGCGGCGGCGATGCGCGGCCAGATCACCTTTTTCGAATGATCGACGAGGTCCTGTCCCTTGTCGGTCAGCGAGACCAGTCTGCGGCGCTGATCATCCGGCGCCGGCTGCATGTCGACGTAACCGAGTTCGAGAAGCTGGCCGGTGGTCCGCGTTGCGCCGGGCTGGGTGATGCCTACCGCCTGCGCCAGCTCGCCGACCGTCAACGGTCCGGCCCGGTCGATCGCTGCAAGGAATGGATATTGGCCCGCCTGGATGCCGAGACCGGCCTCGTCTATGAC
This Rhizobium brockwellii DNA region includes the following protein-coding sequences:
- a CDS encoding MarR family winged helix-turn-helix transcriptional regulator, with product MVEDVVRTLGFLCMGSRLRRIAERLQADTQQVIDEAGLGIQAGQYPFLAAIDRAGPLTVGELAQAVGITQPGATRTTGQLLELGYVDMQPAPDDQRRRLVSLTDKGQDLVDHSKKVIWPRIAAAVADLCGDLNGPILEQLAAIEDGLAAVPLARRNAAKEER
- a CDS encoding GNAT family N-acetyltransferase — translated: MPHILDRPIWSALETDHADLAEGGKSARRYPPSIVPFAASADDTPESLDALENLPSREESMILVESGPIAIPPGLAVMTEASVVQMVAERPHGRISDSRIEPLTETDAADMLALATLTKPGPFTLRAQSLGSFWGIRSEGRLVAMAGQRMRQTGFTELSGLCTHPDFQGRGLGTLLFRFVAGEIASSGDTAYLHAYAANTSAISLYETQGFALRSEMNMRVVKRRS